The following are from one region of the Populus trichocarpa isolate Nisqually-1 chromosome 8, P.trichocarpa_v4.1, whole genome shotgun sequence genome:
- the LOC18108940 gene encoding LOW QUALITY PROTEIN: major allergen Pru av 1 (The sequence of the model RefSeq protein was modified relative to this genomic sequence to represent the inferred CDS: inserted 1 base in 1 codon): MGVFTYESEASTVIPPARLFKALFVDAAEVMPKALPQAIKSIAILEGDGGPGTLKQTYFGDGSLSFKERTDAIDKENLSYAYTVFEGAVLANTYEKIFNESMIEASPDGGSVCKTSTTYXTVGNMDAKADEIKDGQEKQMELFKAIETYLLANPDA; this comes from the exons ATGGGAGTTTTCACTTACGAATCAGAGGCTTCTACTGTGATCCCACCAGCCAGGCTGTTCAAGGCCCTTTTCGTTGATGCTGCTGAAGTCATGCCCAAAGCCCTGCCACAGGCTATTAAAAGCATTGCCATTCTTGAAGGAGATGGAGGGCCTGGAACCCTCAAGCAAACCTATTTTGGCGATG GTAGCCTATCTTTCAAGGAGAGGACTGATGCTATTGACAAGGAGAATTTATCATATGCGTACACTGTGTTCGAAGGTGCTGTCTTGGCAAACACATATGAAAAAATCTTTAACGAATCTATGATTGAAGCCTCCCCCGACGGAGGATCGGTGTGCAAGACCAGCACCACAT TAACTGTTGGCAACATGGACGCAAAAGCAGATGAAATTAAGGATggacaagaaaaacaaatggaatTATTCAAGGCCATTGAAACCTACCTGTTGGCAAATCCTGATGCTTAA
- the LOC127905609 gene encoding major allergen Pru ar 1-like yields MGVFTYESEASTVIPPARLFKALFVDAAEVMPKALPQAIKSIVTLEGDGGPGTIKQTYFGDGQYVASLVERTDAIDKENLSYAYTVFEGAVLANTYEKIFNESKIEASPDGGSVCKTSTTYYTVGNVDAKADEIKDGQEKQMGLFKAIEAYLLANPDA; encoded by the exons ATGGGAGTTTTCACTTACGAATCAGAGGCTTCTACTGTGATCCCACCAGCCAGGCTGTTCAAGGCCCTTTTCGTTGATGCTGCTGAAGTCATGCCCAAAGCCCTGCCACAGGCTATTAAAAGTATTGTCACTCTTGAAGGAGATGGAGGCCCTGGAACCATCAAGCAAACTTATTTTGGCGATGGTCAGTACGTAGCTTCACTAGTA GAGAGGACTGATGCTATTGACAAGGAGAATTTGTCATATGCGTACACTGTGTTCGAAGGTGCTGTCTTGGCAAACACATATGAAAAAATCTTCAACGAATCTAAGATTGAAGCCTCCCCTGACGGAGGATCGGTGTGCAAGACCAGCACCACATACTACACTGTTGGCAACGTGGACGCTAAAGCAGATGAAATTAAGGATGGACAAGAAAAGCAAATGGGATTATTCAAGGCCATTGAAGCCTACCTGTTGGCAAATCCTGATGCTTAA